TGAATAATTAATATCAATTGATACATTTCACAATTTCCACAAACTGTTTCGCGTTCAATGATGCACCACCAACCAAGCCACCATCAATATCTGGCATGGCAAATAATGCCTTAGCATTATTTTCGTTAACACTACCACCATAAAGCAGTGTTAACTTTTCGGCATCATTATGATTTATTTCCGCCACTAACTTTCTAATAAACTGGTGTACTTCTTGTGCCTGCTCTGGAGAGGCAGTTTTACCAGTACCTATTGCCCAAACAGGCTCATAAGCAATAACACATCCATGAAAGCAATTTTTATTTTTTTCACTTATTGCCAATATCTGTTTGGCAATAATTTGCTCTGTTTGTCCTTTCTCACGCTCAACAAGCGTTTCACCAACGCAAAGAACAGGTATCATACCATGTTCTTTCACATGGTGGAATTTTTGTGCGACAAATTTTTCATCTTCATAAAAATATTGTCTACGCTCAGAGTGTCCAACTAAAACGTAAGAGCAATTAAATTCCTTTA
This Legionella fallonii LLAP-10 DNA region includes the following protein-coding sequences:
- the tpiA gene encoding triose-phosphate isomerase, producing MRQKIVAGNWKMNGQFQQVIQLTNQLKELIDAESTTQVIIMPPIIYIPLVNELLGNSNIMLGAQNIYPKDSGAYTGEVSASMVKEFNCSYVLVGHSERRQYFYEDEKFVAQKFHHVKEHGMIPVLCVGETLVEREKGQTEQIIAKQILAISEKNKNCFHGCVIAYEPVWAIGTGKTASPEQAQEVHQFIRKLVAEINHNDAEKLTLLYGGSVNENNAKALFAMPDIDGGLVGGASLNAKQFVEIVKCIN